Sequence from the Candidatus Accumulibacter similis genome:
CCCCTCGGCGAGAGACGGCAGGACGAAGAGGTCCAGAGACTGCAGCAACTCGCGGACGTTGCTGACCGCACCAGGGAACCAGGTCAGTGACGAAACCCCAAGTTCGGCTGCCAGGCTGCGCAGTGATTCGCGCAACGGTCCATCGCCGACGATCACCAGCCGCGCACGCGACGCGCTCGTATCGCCTTCCCCTACCAGGCGGGCGAAGGCGCGCAGCAGCGTGGCCTGGTCCTTGACCGCCTGCAGCCGTCCCACCGTTCCGATGAGCACGCAGCCAGGAACGGCAAAGCCTGCCGGCAGCGACTGCCAGCGCTCGGCATGGGTGGCCGGGGCGTAGCGCACGGTATCGACACCGTTGACGATCTGAGTGACCCGGCCTGACGCAATACCGACCCGATTGACAAGGTAATCCCTGAGTTCTGCCGACACGGTGATGTAGCGGTCGACCAGGGGTGCATGCAGGCGGCGCAGCAGCGCCGGCTTGAACCGCTGCCCGGCAAGATCGTCGACGTCCCAGCCGTGCTCGCCATGAAGGCAATGCGGCACGCCTGCCAGCTTGGCCGGCAACAACGCATCGAGCCCGGACTGATTGCGTGAATGAACGATTGTCGGCTGCAGCTGGCGACACAAACGGAACAACCCATGTCGCAGCCGCCAGACGCCAACACGGGAGCGGTGCAAGGCGAACACGGGCGTGTCGGACCGCGTCAAGCGCAAGCGAAAGTCGGAAAAGTCCTCGACGCATGCAATCGCATGACGAAACCGGTATTCGGGGAGATGGTTGATCAGATTGACCAAACCATTCTCCAGGCCACCGGTAGCCAGTTGATGGATCACGTGCAGGATCAGCGGCCGCGTCTCGGGCTTCATGTCAGCCCCACGCACCGCGACAGTGGGACACCGACGACAGCTGCAAGCATCCCCGCTTGATCCCTTGGCGGTGCACTTGAAACCGGCCCACGCTGCCCTGCTTGTCGCCACCACAGACTGCAGTACTGAGGTCGGCCGCCAGGACCAGCGGCAGGTGCTCGCACGGCATCATCGGCCTGGGCTGCTTGCCGCACCGGCCGTCTGGCGCGCAGCAGCGGTTTCTGGTGACCAAGCGTTTCTGATTGTCCATTGCCCCAGTCGATATCCCCAGTGACGCTGCCGCAGCGGATGGCCGGGAAACCAAGCAGCAGCCAATTCCGCAACCAGCTCGCCGGCACACGCTGGCGGCAGGCAACCCCATCGCGTTGCCTCTCCGCGACCGCGCTCCGCGGACAGGCTCTCATCCCCAGCAGGCTGGCGATCGCTCGCGCGGCTCGTCACCGCCAGCCAGTGTGCGAATCATCCCTCGCCGTGCCATCGCCTGCCGTGTCATTGTTCACGATCGGCAGCCGGCAGCCCCCCGTTGCAGGCGTTCAGCGCCCGTCCGCTGTCTGCTGCAACGCGCTGCCGATCGCCTCTGCGGCCACGGCGACAAAGTCGGCGAGTGTCGCATCGGCCTCCCCAGGCCCGTCCTGCTGCGCAAACAGGATGACCACTGCGGAATCGTCACCGTGACCGCTGAGGCGCGACAGCGCCGTGTAGACCTTGGCGATGGCCTCACTGGAAGTCCAGCGGCCATTGATCCAGTACCATTGCCAGACCAGCAGGCGCGCGCTTTCGAGACCACGCAACTCGGCGGTGCGAATCCTTACTGGCTGCCGGTTCAACGATATCTCCCTGACTCCGCCGGCGACCTTCGCCCATACCGGATCGCCGCTGGCCACCAGGACATTGGTCGAACTGACCAGCTTGCGCTGCTGGTCCTGGTTGCGATAGTAGGCGACGAAGAGCCCGACGCGCCGGCCATCGCGAGCGAACACAGCCTGCCGGAGCGCGTCGGCGCCGGCGAACCGCGGCTGCCAGTCGTATGGACCAGTCGCGTCGCCGTCCTGCCAACCGGCAATCGGGCCGAGAGACGCCAGGCTCTTCACCTCATGCACGGCGGCATGATCGAGTTGCCAGAGCACCAGGGGCCACAAGCCGGCTACCAGCACCGTCACCGATCCTGCCGCCAGCAGCGCAGCCGGGGACGGGCGCGAGGCAGTCACCGGCACCCTGACCGGCCCCTGTGGCAGCGTGTCATCCTCGCGCCAGCGGGCACCAATCCAGAACATCGCGAGAATGACGACGCCGAAGAAAACCCAGCCATACACCAGGTGGTCGACGCCGACCGCAAGCCTGTTGCCGGAAAGGTGACCGAGCATGACGATCATGTAGGCGCGCCCCCAGTTGGCAAGAACCGGCACGATGATCGAGACCAGGAAGAAGAGCAGGCGCCGCGAGAGCGAACGATAGGTGAGATAGGCGTACAGCGTTCCCACCGTGATCGAGGCGATGAGGTAGCGCACCCCACTGCAGGCCTCGACCACCGCCCAATTGCCGCTCGGAATCACCAGGTGCTGTCCCTCGCGGTACACCGGAATGCCGCTGAGCCGCAGGCCGGCGACCGTCGCATCGGCAGTCCACTCCATCAGCTTGGGCTGCGTGAAATCGCCGAACGGAACGGCGAAGAAGAGGAACAGCAGCGGAAACGCAAGCCAGCGCGCGACCTGCCAGCCGACCAGCGCTGGCACGGCAAGAACCAGCATGGCCACCAGGGCAAACTGCGAGAGCGCGTTCACCGCCGCCACCTGCCCCACCAACCAGCCAAAACCCGCACCGCCGAGCAGGAAGACGGCCAGGTAGCTCGACCGTGGGGTCAGTGCGACGAGCCCCGCCCGCACCCGCCAGACCAGCCACACAGTGATCGGCGGCACGATCATTCCATGCGCATAGGTATCCGAGCGCCACCAGATACTCGCCATCTCGCTTGCGGTTTCCCGAAAGAGCGCCAGAATGGTCAGCAGCACCACCAGGAGGGCCGGGCCTGCCACCCTCCAGCCAGGGTCGATCGCGGCAGCTGCGGAGCTTGTTTGGCGGGCAATCATGTGCGACTTTCAGCAGGCGTGGACGACGGAGAGGAAATGACCAGCTTGGAGCGGGGGCAACATCGGATCACACCCGTGCTCACTCAACCGAGATTGCGAACGATGAACGGCCCCAGCCAGTTGGCCACACCAATCGGCAGCCGCCGCCAGGTGTTGATCAACAGGCGGTACTTGGCGTTCGCCGGGTTGTTCTGAGGTACCGCTTCGCGCCGGTAGAGACAATGCTCGTAGAACAGCGGCTCGGGCTCGAATCCCCAGTTCTTCTTGAAGGAGTAGGAGCCGGTATCCCGCTTGCTTCGTCCGTAGTCAAAAGTCTTCAGGCCACGCTCGCACGAACGGCGCAACAGCTCCCAATACTTGAAATCGTTGGCAGCCAGATCGCGTGCGGCAGGCTCGTCGCCAGCGTAATAGGGCAGGACCTCATCGCGGAAGTAGAAGCTGAGGACACTGCTCACCGGGCGACCCGCCTCATCAACCACGGTCATGATGTCGCAGCTGCCGGCAAAGACCTGCAGCAACCGGTCGAAATAGCGCCGCGGCAAGGCTGGCGTGCCATGACGGTGGACGTTGTCGGCGTAGAGCGCGAAAAAGCGTCGGCTGTCGGAATCGATCTCGCTGCGCAGACCGCCCTTCATTCCCTTGCGCACCATCGCCCGCTGCTTGCGCGGTATTGCCAGCATGTTGGCTTCCACTTCCGGGGCGATGGCTCGCCGAAACCTGACGTAGAGGCTCTGCTGCGGCCAGTCCGGATGACGCTGGTGAACGTTTCGCAGTTCCAGATGGTCGACCCCGAGGCGCCGCGCCACGGCTTGCGCCTCCTCTTCAAGCAGATCGGCCGCCTGCGAGGTGGTGGCAGCGACCCCCCCGTAGACGGCGAAAGGCAGCGAGACCAACGCGTTGCCGAAAAGCAGGCTCTTCACCTGTGCCAACGGCAGGACTGCCTCGATGCGCCCGGCACGTTCTGCATAGAGGAAGTGCGTTGGATGGCTGAAGACTTCAGCGACGATTCGCTGCCAGCCGGCACGATGAAAGAAGGTCGCCTGCGGGCACTCATCGACGAAAGCGTCCCAGCGCGCAACGGCTGCGGCATCGCCGACCTGCAGGCGCCTCACCACGAGCGGGGCCGTCGCGGCGGCGATTCTCGACACTTCCTCGCTCGTGGTTCTCATGCGGCGACGGCGGCCATGCCGCGACGGAGAAATATCTCGTCCATGCGACCCCAGCGAAAATCGGTCAAGAGACGCCGCAGCCGTCCCTCGGTACGATCCAGGTTCACGTAGTGGCGAAAACGTGTCTTGACGGAGAGATTCGGGATTCGCGGCTGTCCGGGGTCGATTTCCCAGGGATGGAAGTAGAAGATCGCCGGCTGCCCATCGCGCTCGTTCACCTGCCGCAACAGCCAGCGTGACAGCGCATACGGCAGCAGCCGGAAGTAGCCGCCGCCGCTGGCCGGCCAGTTGCGATCCAGGAAACGGGCGGTGGTCACCGGCAGTTCGAGCAGACCGTGCTGCACGCGGTGCGCGAACCGCGGCGCGTCCGGCATGCCGTAGTGGTCATGGCGAATCGGGTAGATGCTCGAACTGTAGCGATGGCCCGCCTCGGCCAAGCAATCGAACGCCCACAGGTTGCCCGCCCCGATCGAGAAGCTCGGCGCCCGGTAGCCCCTGATCTCCTGGCCAGAGATGTCCTCGAGAAGCAGCTTGGCACGGCGAACATCGGCGCAGAAATCAGCGCGGCTGAGGTCACTGGCGCGCTCATGGCCGAAGCCGTGGCTGGCGACTTCATGCCCGGCATCGGCGATGCGGCGCACGAGTTGCGGATAGCGCTCGGCGATCCAGCCGAGTGTGAAGAAAGTCGCCCGAACCCGGCTTTCGTCGAGCATCAGCAGGATCCGCTCGACGTTCCCTTCGACCCGGCAGGGGCGCTGTGGCCACTCGTGCCGCGGGATGTACGGGGCGAGTGCCGAGACCTGAAAATAATCCTCGACATCGATCGTCAGGGCGTTGGTGAGCGGCTGGCCCGGCATCTCGCGCACCCCGCGGCCTAGAGCGCCACCTGCTGCTGGTGCCGCGCCAGCAGCCACGCGGCGAGGTCGGCAGCGATCCTCTGCGCCGCCTGGCCATCCCAGAACTCAGGGATGCGACCGGTCTTGCCGGCACCGGCGAGGATCTCGTCGACCCCGGCGCGGATCGCGTCGGGGTTGCTGCCGACCAGCGTGTTGGTTCCCTCGTCGACGGTGATCGGCCGCTCGGTGTTCTCGCGTATCGTCAGGCACGGCACGCCAAGCGCCGTGCTTTCCTCCTGCAGACCGCCGGAATCCGAGAGAACCAGCCGCGCACCCTTGAGCAAGCCGAGCATCTCCAGATAGCCTTGTGGTGGCAGGAGGACGATGCGCGGACTGGACAGCAGATCCTGCAGGCCGAAACGCTCCATGTTGGCGCGCGTCCGCGGGTGCATGGCGAAGATCAGCGGCAGCTTCTGCGAAACCTCGCGCAGTACGCTCAGCAACGGGCGCAGCGACTCCGGCCGGTCGACATTGGACGGCCGGTGCAGCGTCACGACGGCATAACCTGCTGCGGTGTCGGCAAACTGCGTGGCGATGCCAGCCAGTTGCAGCGTATTCGACGCAGCGGGAGCAAACTCACTGTTCGCCAGCAGGGAATCGATCATCACGTTGCCGACGAAACAAATGCGCTCGGCGGCCACCCCTTCACGCGCCAGATTGACGTGCGCACCACGCTCCGTGGTGTAAAGCCGGTCGGCAATCTGGTCGGTCAGGAGACGGTTGATCTCTTCCGGCATGCGGCGATCATGACTGCGCAGGCCGGCCTCGACGTGCACCACGGGTACATCCTTCTTGGCACACACGAGGGCACAGGCGAGGGTTGAATTGACGTCGCCGACGACCAGAACGCAGGCCGGCCGCTGTGCGTCGAGAACCGGTTCGAAGCGACGCATGACCTCCGCCGTCTGCACGGCGTGCGTCCCCGACCCGACCTCGAGGTTGATGTCGGGACGCGGCAGTCGCAGATCGTCGAACAGGCGATCGTTCATGTCGCGATCGTAATGCTGGCCGGTGTGGACGAGCAGCGCCGGCAGTGACGGGCGATGGGCCGCGAAGGCGCGCAGAATCGGCGCCATCTTCATGAAATTCGGACGCGCCCCGACGACGCAGATCACTGGCCCCAGCCCCGCTGGCCACGTTTCACTCAGCACGATCATGCCCTTTCAATGTTTGACCCGGACCGCATCGACCAACTGCTGCAGCAGCGAAAGGATCGCCGCGTTGCTCCGTTCCAGACGGAACATGCTGCGCTCGAGGCGAATCAGCCGCTGCTCCGACTGACCGCTCTTCAGATCGGCGATGGCGCGTGCAGCCTGATCGGCCGTGCTGCCATCGAGTGCAACACGCGACAGGTCGATGTCGAGGATCCCGCTGTCGGTCAGTTGCGGATGTGCCGCCGGCGGCGCGGCGTCGGCGCCGCCGGCTGCCGCAACCGCGGCGCCGGCCTGCGTCTCCTCGCGCAGTTCGCGCGCCACCTCCTCGACATCGCCGCGCGCAAACTCGCTCTTGCCGTTCAGGAACCCGGCCAGCAGCAGGCGGTCGCAGTGGGCATTGATCCGCCGCGGGACACCACCACTGGCTTCGAAGAGGGCTTCGAAGGCGCCGGCATCAAAGCGCGGTGATCCCTTCGAGCCGGCGCACTTCAGGCGATGCTCGATGTAGGCCTGCGTCTCATCCTGGTCCATCGGCCCGATGTGGCAGGCAGCGATCACGCGCTGCCGCAGTTGCTGCATCTGCGGACTCTGCATGATCTTGCGAAACTCCGGCTGGCCAATGAGGAAGCTCTGCAGCAAGGCCTGTGTGCCAAACTGGAAGTTCGACAGCATGCGCAGTTCCTCAACCGCGCGCGGTGTCAGGTTCTGTGCCTCATCGACGATCAGCAGGCAGCGCTTGCCCTGGCGAGTGACATCGACGAGAAAGGCCTCGAGCGCCAGCAGAGTCTCCGACTTGCCGAGGTTCCTGCCGCCTACACCAAATGCAGCCGCCACCATGCGCAGGGTATCTTCAGCGTCGAGCTGGGTGCTCACGAGCTGCGCGGCAACCACCTTCCCGGAATCAAGATCATTGAGCAGACCACGAACGATCGTCGTCTTACCCGCGCCCACCTCACCGGTGACGACGATGAATCCCTCGTTCTGATTGAGGCCATACTCCAGATAGGCCATCGCGCGCCGATGCTGCTTGCTGGCGAAATAGAACGAAGGGTCGGGGTTCAGCTGGAAGGGCTTGCTGCCCAAACCATAGAAGGATTCGTACATGCAGATCAATCAGAAGGCGTGCGATAGCGAGGCAGTCAGGGCGCTCTCGGTGTAATCCGCATTGACGCCACCGTCGGAGATCACGTGTCGTGCCCCAACGTTGGCGCTTGTCCGGGGGCCGAGCGAGGTGGTGAACAGCAGATACGCGCCGGTCGTTGTTGAGTCCACGGCACCGCTTCGTTTCGCCAGGCTGCGTTGCTGGTTGAGCGACAGCGACAGCGACGACAGCCCGGTGAGCTGATGGCCCCAGACCACCCCATAGCCACGTTGAGTCACTTCGTTGGCCAGCGAGTAATCGTCGGTCAGACCACTGATCACACCCAGCGGCTGCTGCTGGCTCTCGGTCGCATTGAAGGTCAATGTGTTGCGCACGCCGAGGAGCGCATAGGAAATCTGCTGCATCGTCTGCAGGCTTGGCCGGTTGGCCAGATAACCATTGACCACCGAGCCGTCGTTCGGGACACCCCTGCCCTGCAGGATCTGGTTGACCTGCGTCCTGATCGCCTCCGGCGCGAGACCCGGATTGTTCGCCGCGACGATCGCGTAGTAGGCGTCGTAGTTGCTTCCCTGGCCGGTATTCGTGACCCCGGCCGGCTGATAGGAAACGTCCCGACTGGCGGAATAGTTGAACGCCGACAGCGGCATGCGATGACTGAACGCAACGTTGTAGCCGTTGCCGAAGAAACGCCGCGTCATGCGGCCGTCCAGCTTCGTCCGCGGGCTTGGCGTCCACAGCAGGCCAAAACCGGAGTCGTTGTTGGTCTCGTCCTGCAGGCTGACGAGGTTGGTCTTTTCGCGTCCGAAGATCGCCGACACCTCGATCTCGGGATTGAACCGGTACGACAACGTCAGACCGTAGCGCGTGTCGTCACGGTCACGTCCGACGTCGTAGTTGGCACTGGTGCTGCTCAGGTCGATCGACCACCTGAGCGCGGCCCAGCGCGTATCGCCATTGACCCGCCCGAGCCACTGACTCGTTGTCGTGTTGGACACCGCCTGCGAGTCGGGATTGGTTCCGCTGACCGAGTAGCGCAGCAGGTACTCAGCGGACGACAAGAGACGGCCGCGGACATACGGCGAGAGCGAGTAGTAGAAGGTCTCGGTGCGGTTCCGGTCGATGTTGACATTGGACGGGGAGACCCCACCGAAGGCAGAGATGTACTGCTGCGAGATCGTTGCGCTGCCGTCGACGAACAGCCAGTCCTCGACCGCCTCGAGCGTCCCGGCGGCCACCAGACTCTGCTGCCGGTTGTTCTCCGAAGACTCGCGCGCATAGATGTTCTGCGAGATCGAGTAACCCAGACGCAGACTGGCGCGCCTACCCCTGCCGTCGATCGAGATACCCGGCGTGATCGAGGTCACCAGATCACTCGTCCGGTTCGTCGATGTCAGGTACAGGTTGTTGGTCAGCGTCTCGCCGATGGCGATGTTCGGCGTGATGACCCAGTTTTCCGCGTGCGCCGGCAGCGCCAGCACGAGCAGGGCGCACGCAAGCCGCAGGCTCAGGCGCCGCTCACGCCGGCGGCGACTCCGGCTGCGTGCGGGCGGCAGGCGACCGCAAAAGGACGCAGGCGAAAGCGGCGCCCCGCCGGCAGCGCAGACAGCCATCTCAAGCACCTTCTGAACCATAGCCATAGCCATACCCGTAGCCGTAACCGTAGCCATATCCGTCTTGCGAAACCGTCCGCGCCTGATTGAGCAACATCAGTTTCACCGGACATGACTCGATCGTCATCAGAGCATGTTTGACATCGCTACGGGCAGTGCTTCCGGCCTTGACCACCAGCACCACCTGACCCATGTGGCCCGCCAGAACCCGCGATTCGGTGGTCATCAGCAACGGCGGCGAATCGAAAATGATGATGCGGTCCGGATAGCGGCTCGCCATCTCATCGAGCATCTGCACCATGGCCGTGCTCGCCAGGAGTTCGGTTGCGCGCGCGTGCTGCGTGCCGCTGGGCAGAACGCTCAGCTTCTCGACGTTGGTGCGCAGCAGCACCTGCGAGAGTTCGACCGACTCATCGGTCAGCGCATCGAGCAGACCGCGCGCCGGCGGCACTCCCAGCATCTTCAGCACCGACGGCTTGGGGACATCGGCGTCGACCAGCATGACCGTATTGTCGAGTTCCATGGCGATACTGATCGCCAGGTTGATCGCCGTGAAGCTCTTCCCCTCACCGGCCAGAGCGCTGGTGACCATGATCAGATTGCCGCGCTTCACCGGCGCGACACCCCTGCCCATGGCGTTGGCGATGAGCGGCCTCTTGATCACGCGAAACTGGTCGGCCAGTTGCGAACGGGGCGCATCAGGACTCATCAGGCCGCGCGCCGTGAGCCCCTGCAGGTCGATTTCGACAGTGCGGGAAACGACGGCCGCTGGTGCTGCAACGCGTACGGGGTCAGTAACGGTGCCCAGGTTCGCAGCGGCAACGCGGGTCGCGGCTGCGGGCGTGGCAACCTGGGATGGTGTGTTGTCGCTTTGCAGCCGGGTCTCGACATCCGCATCCATTGATGCCAGGCCAGCGTCCGATTCCGCGCCGCGTACGGAGACCCCTGCCTTGCGCAGCTGCTCGAGACGTTTGGCCGCTTGTTCAATGAGGCTCATCGGTTTTCCTCAGGCAGTACGGACGGAAATGAGAAACAACGCCAGCAGGCCGGCCCCATAGGCGCCGACCAGCGTCAGGCAGGCTGCCGCAAAGCGCAGCAGATCCTTCCTCTCGCGCTGCTTGCGTGCGTCATCGACCAGCAGTGTCACGGTGCCGAGCAAGGGCAGACCGCTCGCCTCGCGCAGTGACCGCGCATCGAAGAAGACCGGGCGCAACTGGCTTGTGGCAAAGGTGGCGGCGATGCCGGCGCCGAGTGCCAACAGCAAGGTCAAGGGGAGGAAGACGGTGCGGTTTGGCGCCACGGGCTTGGGCGAGACGCGCGGGGGATCGATCAGGCGGAAATCGACGCCAGCGGCATTCTCCATCTCGCTGCCCATGCTCGCGGATTCCCTACGCTGCACCAGTTGCTCGTAGTTCTTCTTGTTGATCTCGTAGTCGCGGTTGAGCTGGGCAAACTCGGCTTCGATCTGCGGCATCATCTTTGCCGACTCGGCGAGGCGATTGTAGCGGGCCTGGTACTCGGCAACGCGCGTACGCAGGGCGGCGACGTTCGCATCGGCCTCGGACAGCGTCAACTTCAGTTGCTGCTGCGCTGGATTGCCGCTCAGCGAAGCGGCCGGGTTGGTCGCGGCAGCCTTGCGGCGGGCAGCGACCTCCTGCCGTTTCTGGTCCTCCAGCTCCTTGACCAGACGGCGCGTGCTGACGACGTCGGGATGCTGGTCGGTGTAGCGCTGCAGCAGCGCATCGAGGTTCTTCTGCAGGGCATCGATGCGCGCATCGAGTTCGGGAACCGAGATACCGGCGATGGATTCCTGGGAAGGGTCCGGCACGAGCGAGGGCTCGTCACCGACGATGTGGCGCTTGAGCGTATCGCGCGACTGCTCGGCTTCCCGCAGTTGCAGCTTGCTCTGCTCGAGCAACGCGCCGGCGGCGCTCATGCGCGTGAAGTAGTCCTTGCCCTCGGCACTCTGGGTCGCCATGTTGCGCATCTTGAACTCCTTCAGACGCGCCTCTGCCTCTTCAAGCTTCTTCTCGTACTGGGTGATCTCCTTCTCGAGAAACTTGCGTGCCGACTCGGTGTCCTTGCGCGCATCGCCGAGATTCGATTCGACAAAGATCGACACCAGCGACTGCACCACCCGCTTCGCACTCTCCGGATTGGTATCGCGGTAAGTGATCGTATAGATGTTGTCGCGCGACGTGTTGTTGATCTTGAGCGAGGACATCAGCTCTTCGATGAGAGTCTCGCGCTCCGACCTCGACTGCACCTTGAGATCGAGATCGGCCATCCTGATCAGCTTCTCGACGTTGGGGCGGGTGATCAGGGTGCGGCTCAGCATCATCACCTGCTGGTCGATGTTGGGCTGCGTGACCAGACCGGACATCAACGGCCGCAGGATCGACTGTGTATCGACGAAAACGCGCGCCGACGCCTCATACTTGTCGGGTATCGCCAGCACCGCCACGACGCTGGCGATGCCGACGATCCAGGCGACAATGATTCCCAGCCAGCGGCGCTGCCACATCCCGCGCAGGACGGCAATTGCCTGTCGAAGCAGTTCATCCATCGGATTCAGACTTTATCAGTTATCGGTTGCAGCCCCCGCCAACCGGGACGGTGCGAGGGCACAGGGTTGAACCGGAATTGAACGAGGACCCGGCGGGTACCGGCGGCTCAGAACCAGCTTTGCGGGATGATCAGCACATCACCCGGCTTCATGTCGACGTTGGCCGAGACATCTCCCCGCCGAATCAGGTCGGTCAGGCGCACGCTGTACTGCTGGCTCGGCCCCTCCGGGTTTGTCCGCAGGACCGTCGCGCGGTTGCCGTCGGCAAAGTCGGTCAGGCCACCAACGGCGATCATCACGTCAAGCAGGGTCATGTTCTGTCGATACGGCAGCGACTGCGGCTTGGCTGCCTCGCCGATGACCCTGATCTGTTCGGCCTGGGTACCGACAAAACCGGTGACGATCACGGTGACGATCGGGTCACGGATGAAGGTTCCCAGCGCCTTCTCCATGTCGCGTGCCAGCGCTGTCGGCGTCTTGCCCATCGCCTGCATGTCCTCGATCAACGGGCCGGCAATCAGACCATCGGGACGCACGGGCACTGACATCGACAGTTCCGGATTGCGCCAGACAACGATATTGACGTTGTCGCCTGGACCAATGATGTAGCGATAGTCCGAAGAAGCGGCGGACACCGGCGCCGGCGGGAAGGACGAGGCGCAACCGGCAACCAGGGCAGCGGTTGCGGCGGCCACGAGCCAACGAAGGACAACGCCAAAGACGGCATTCAGGCGCTTGAGCATGCATTTCTCCTTTTCAAATCCCCAGCTTGGAAACGGTTTACCGCAAAACACTCGTGCCCAGGCCGGCGGCCCCCCATGGAGCGCGCCACAGTATAGTGGAATTGGCCCGGACGGCAAAAAGGCGCGGCGCCCGGGCAAGCACAGATGTGCCCACCAGCACGCGATCACACCCCTCCCGCCGCGTGTCCCGGACTACTGCTTCCACGCACCGCAAGAACCGCGGGCGGCATTCCTGGCCAGACACTGCCCCAAGGGCTTGGCAACGATCGAAGGATACCGGCTGCCGAACTTCGCACAAGGGAAATAACGCACACTGCGCGCCATTTCTTCAGCGACGGCGGCGAAAACAACAGACGATAAGATAACATACTCATATAAGTGCTCAACCAAAGGGCGACCGGGCAGCGCTGACAGCACAGCGCCAAGTCGCCACGAGGATCCGCCACACCGCCCCGCTGTCAGCCGATGAAGATCGCTTCCTGGAACGTCAACTCGCTCAAGATCCGCCTGCCACAACTGCTCGCATGGCTGGAAAGCGAGCACCCCGACATCGTCTGTCTGCAGGAGACGAAGCTCGAGGACAGCAGTTTCCCGCGGCTGGAGATCGAAGCCTGTGGCTATCGCTCTGTCTTTGCCGGGCAGAAGACCTATAACGGCGTCGCTCTGCTGACCCGCGACGATCCGTCGGATATCGTGATCGGCAATCCCCTGCTGGGCGACGGGCAGATGCGCCTGCTGACCGCCACGGTCAGGGGAATCTGTATAGTCTGCGCCTATGTTCCGAACGGCCAGGCGGTCGGCAGCGAAAAGTACGTGTACAAGCTCGCTTGGCTGGAGGCCCTGCGGCGCTGGATCGGCGAACGCCTGAGCAGTGATCCGCACCTCATCGTCGCCGGCGACTTCAACATCGCGCCCGAAGACCGCGACGTCCACGACCCGATCGCCTGGGCCGGGCAGATCCTCTGCTCGGACGCCGAGCGTGGCGCCCATCGGGCGTTGCTGGACCTTGGCCTGCACGACAGCTTTCGCCTGTTCGCTCAGCCCGAGAAGAGCTTTTCGTGGTGGGACTACCGCATGCTGGGCTTCCAGAAGAACCATGGACTGCGCATCGACCACATCCTTCTCTCGTCGCCGCTGGCGGCTCGCTGCACAGCCGCCGGCATCAAGCGCGAGATGCGCAAGCTGGAACGTCCATCGGACCACGCGCCGGTGACCGCGGAGTTGACGGATTGAGGACGGCAGCCGCAGATCGGGC
This genomic interval carries:
- a CDS encoding AAA family ATPase translates to MYESFYGLGSKPFQLNPDPSFYFASKQHRRAMAYLEYGLNQNEGFIVVTGEVGAGKTTIVRGLLNDLDSGKVVAAQLVSTQLDAEDTLRMVAAAFGVGGRNLGKSETLLALEAFLVDVTRQGKRCLLIVDEAQNLTPRAVEELRMLSNFQFGTQALLQSFLIGQPEFRKIMQSPQMQQLRQRVIAACHIGPMDQDETQAYIEHRLKCAGSKGSPRFDAGAFEALFEASGGVPRRINAHCDRLLLAGFLNGKSEFARGDVEEVARELREETQAGAAVAAAGGADAAPPAAHPQLTDSGILDIDLSRVALDGSTADQAARAIADLKSGQSEQRLIRLERSMFRLERSNAAILSLLQQLVDAVRVKH
- a CDS encoding TIGR03016 family PEP-CTERM system-associated outer membrane protein produces the protein MAVCAAGGAPLSPASFCGRLPPARSRSRRRRERRLSLRLACALLVLALPAHAENWVITPNIAIGETLTNNLYLTSTNRTSDLVTSITPGISIDGRGRRASLRLGYSISQNIYARESSENNRQQSLVAAGTLEAVEDWLFVDGSATISQQYISAFGGVSPSNVNIDRNRTETFYYSLSPYVRGRLLSSAEYLLRYSVSGTNPDSQAVSNTTTSQWLGRVNGDTRWAALRWSIDLSSTSANYDVGRDRDDTRYGLTLSYRFNPEIEVSAIFGREKTNLVSLQDETNNDSGFGLLWTPSPRTKLDGRMTRRFFGNGYNVAFSHRMPLSAFNYSASRDVSYQPAGVTNTGQGSNYDAYYAIVAANNPGLAPEAIRTQVNQILQGRGVPNDGSVVNGYLANRPSLQTMQQISYALLGVRNTLTFNATESQQQPLGVISGLTDDYSLANEVTQRGYGVVWGHQLTGLSSLSLSLNQQRSLAKRSGAVDSTTTGAYLLFTTSLGPRTSANVGARHVISDGGVNADYTESALTASLSHAF
- a CDS encoding tyrosine-protein kinase family protein, giving the protein MSLIEQAAKRLEQLRKAGVSVRGAESDAGLASMDADVETRLQSDNTPSQVATPAAATRVAAANLGTVTDPVRVAAPAAVVSRTVEIDLQGLTARGLMSPDAPRSQLADQFRVIKRPLIANAMGRGVAPVKRGNLIMVTSALAGEGKSFTAINLAISIAMELDNTVMLVDADVPKPSVLKMLGVPPARGLLDALTDESVELSQVLLRTNVEKLSVLPSGTQHARATELLASTAMVQMLDEMASRYPDRIIIFDSPPLLMTTESRVLAGHMGQVVLVVKAGSTARSDVKHALMTIESCPVKLMLLNQARTVSQDGYGYGYGYGYGYGYGSEGA
- a CDS encoding chain length-determining protein; this translates as MDELLRQAIAVLRGMWQRRWLGIIVAWIVGIASVVAVLAIPDKYEASARVFVDTQSILRPLMSGLVTQPNIDQQVMMLSRTLITRPNVEKLIRMADLDLKVQSRSERETLIEELMSSLKINNTSRDNIYTITYRDTNPESAKRVVQSLVSIFVESNLGDARKDTESARKFLEKEITQYEKKLEEAEARLKEFKMRNMATQSAEGKDYFTRMSAAGALLEQSKLQLREAEQSRDTLKRHIVGDEPSLVPDPSQESIAGISVPELDARIDALQKNLDALLQRYTDQHPDVVSTRRLVKELEDQKRQEVAARRKAAATNPAASLSGNPAQQQLKLTLSEADANVAALRTRVAEYQARYNRLAESAKMMPQIEAEFAQLNRDYEINKKNYEQLVQRRESASMGSEMENAAGVDFRLIDPPRVSPKPVAPNRTVFLPLTLLLALGAGIAATFATSQLRPVFFDARSLREASGLPLLGTVTLLVDDARKQRERKDLLRFAAACLTLVGAYGAGLLALFLISVRTA
- a CDS encoding polysaccharide biosynthesis/export family protein, with product MLKRLNAVFGVVLRWLVAAATAALVAGCASSFPPAPVSAASSDYRYIIGPGDNVNIVVWRNPELSMSVPVRPDGLIAGPLIEDMQAMGKTPTALARDMEKALGTFIRDPIVTVIVTGFVGTQAEQIRVIGEAAKPQSLPYRQNMTLLDVMIAVGGLTDFADGNRATVLRTNPEGPSQQYSVRLTDLIRRGDVSANVDMKPGDVLIIPQSWF
- the xth gene encoding exodeoxyribonuclease III; the encoded protein is MKIASWNVNSLKIRLPQLLAWLESEHPDIVCLQETKLEDSSFPRLEIEACGYRSVFAGQKTYNGVALLTRDDPSDIVIGNPLLGDGQMRLLTATVRGICIVCAYVPNGQAVGSEKYVYKLAWLEALRRWIGERLSSDPHLIVAGDFNIAPEDRDVHDPIAWAGQILCSDAERGAHRALLDLGLHDSFRLFAQPEKSFSWWDYRMLGFQKNHGLRIDHILLSSPLAARCTAAGIKREMRKLERPSDHAPVTAELTD